From the uncultured Methanomethylovorans sp. genome, the window ACGAATAAAGCCATGCAGACTATGGTTACGAAAGTTAGAGTTCTTGCCTTCTGCACGTCAGTAAAGGGGTCAGCCAGCATAAATACCAGGAAGGACACAATGCTCATAGTGAGTGCTGTGCTGATTACCAGGGTCAGATTCCTCCTTCCAAGTATCTCTTCCTTTGGGTTACGGGGTTTTATACGCATAATACCTTCCCTTACTGGGTCCATACCCAGGGAGATAGCCGGTACAATTTCGCTGAACATATTAATGAAAAGGATCTGCAGCGCCAGCAAGGGTATGTACTCGAAACCCAGAATCGCTATTGTAATGAGAATCAGTATCATTTCTGTGAAGTTTCGGGATACCAGGTATGTAGTGAATTTCTCTATGTTAGCGTAAATGCCTCTTCCCATTTTCACAGCTTCCACGATGGTTGCAAAATTGTCATCCTGCAGCACCATCACACTGGCCTCTCGTGACACATCCGTGCCTTTGATGCCCATTGAGATGCCTATATCAGCTTTTCTAAGGGCAGGTGCATCATTAACACCATCTCCTGTCATCGCTACAACATGCCCTCTATCCTGCAAGGCTTTGACTATCCGAAGCTTCTGTTCAGGGCGAGCTCTTGCATATATATTTGCTTTTTCCACTACGCTACTGAATTCTTCATCGTTAAGTCCATCCAGTTCACTGCCCGTGATAGCTCCATCATCTAAAATACTTCTTACCTTTTCATCAGTGATTCCGTCAAGAGATACGATTCCATCCGAAAGACCAATATCCATAGCAATGGCTTTTGCAGTCTCCTGGTTATCTCCTGTTATCATGACAACCTTGATCCCTGCTTTATGGCAGGTTTCAATAGCTTTTTTTGCTTCCTCTCGCGGTGGGTCCAGCATAGCTACAAGTCCCAGGAATATCATGTCTTTCTCAAGTTCATCACCCTTTTCACTCAGGGGCCTGTACGCCAAAGCGAGCACACGATACGTTTTCTGTGCAAGCTCATGGTTCTTGTCAAGCATTTCCTCTCTGTCATGTTCTGTGAGAGCCCGCACACCTGAAGGGTCATATATGCGTGTGCACCTTTCAAGCACGATTTCGGGAGCACCTTTTGTAAAAGTCATCTCCTGTTCTTGTATATTGTGCAAGGTGCTCATCATCTTCCTTTCGGATGTGAAGATCACTTCCTGCAATCTTGGCAGCTCATCATCCAGTTTTCTTTTCCATATCCCGGCTTTAGCTGCAGCCACTACCAAAGCTATTTCCGTAGGGTCCCCGATACCCTTCCATTCGTTATTCGATTCTTCCAGCGCAGCATTGTTGCATAAGGCCCCAGCTCTCAGCAACATTTCCAGACCTTTCTCATTTTCAATATCAGCAGGAGTGTTACCGTTGAGCAGTTCCCCTATCGGTTCATATCCCATCCCGGTAACATCCAGTTCTGAACCGGGCAGCACGATCTTCCTTACGGTCATCTCGTTGCGGGTAAGGGTACCTGTCTTATCAGTACAGATCACAGTGGTAGAACCCAACGTTTCCACACCCAGCATTTTTCTTACAATAGCATTATGCTGAGCCATGTGACGCATCCCATTGGCAAGAGTAATGGTCATAGTGAGGGGTAAACCTTCAGGCACTGCTGCCACGGCAAGAGCGATGGCGATCAAAAGCATATCTGTCATAGGCGCTCCTTTAAATAGGCCAGTAGCCAGAGTGACTAGGGATGCAATAAGTGCTATAGCAGCAAGGGTACGTGCAAGTTTTGTGATCTTCTCCTGCAGAGGAGTTGTTTCCTCTTCCTGCTGTACCAGCCCGGCTATTTCTCCGAGTTTTGTCTTCATACCAGTGGAGACCACAAGGGCGCTGCATTTGCCGTGTACTATCTGTGTGCCTGCAAAGATCATCTCGTCCTTTTCTTTGTTCACAGGTACGCTTTCTCCGGTCAGTGCGGCCTCTTCTACCCGCAGCCCGATCATTTCGATCACAAGAGCATCTGCAGGTATCATATCTCCGCTTTCCAGTACAAGTATGTCTCCCGGAACGACATCCTTTGAGGGTATTTCCTTTAGTGTTCCTTCCCTGCGCACTCTTATGATGGGCTGCACGAACTTCTTAAGGGCTTCCATAGCCTTTTCTGCTCTGTATTCCTGCAGGAATCCCATCAGTATTACAAAAAGAATGATGCCGATTATCGCCCAGAAATTGATAACTTCGTCAGCCACCAGAGCTATGATCGCAGCGGCAGCCAGTACCCATACTATTACATTCGCAAACTGTCTGATAAAAACCTTAAAAGGAGTTACTCTGTTCTTTTCTTCAAGCTGGTTAGGTCCATACATCTCAATCCTTTTCTTAGCTTCTTCGTTTGCTAACCCTCTTGGGGAGCTTTCCAGTTTCAAAAAGGCTTCATCGGTCCTCATACCATTCTCCTATTTCAATAAAGATGCAAAATCCTTTGAGATATAATTCTCAGTATGTGTACATACATGCGTAGCGAAGCTTATTGCAGTCGTAATTACATATTCCCAACTAGATTGATTATTCCATTCGGGAAAAAAGTTTTCATCCTCTAGAGAATGCATACGGTATATCAGGCCAGCATTAAAGCTATCTCCAGCCCCTATCGTACTCACAACTTCTACAGATGGTACGGGGTGATATTTTTGGCATTTGTCTGTTTTCAGCCAGACTCCCCTGTCATTTTTCGTATATATCAAGCAGTTGCAACCACATTCTTTTACATGCTCATACACTTGTTCGGCATCTTCTTTGCCAAAAGCTATCTCAAAATCCCTATGTGAACCCTGGACTACATGTGCCAGTGATATGTTTTCCTTTACCATGCTCCTTACACCTTTAATACGATTTAGAAGCGATTCCCGCAGGTTTGGATCATATATCAGGATAGCACCTGCATCTTTTGCGGCTTTTATTATGTCCAAAAGTTTTTCTCTTGCTTGCTCCGATACCGCCATCAGCGAACCAAAAAGTACTATATCTTCTTTTCTAAAAGCAGGAGTTGCTATCTGTAATCTTTCAGGAGGATAAGTTTCGTAAAAAACATATTTTGCATCATTCATCTCGTCCAGAAAGGCAAGTGCAAGGGGCGTTTCTCCGCCCTCGTATCTATATATGTTTTCAGTATTCACACCATTGAATTTGAGGAATTCATTTACCATATCACCTAAATGATCAGTAGAGAATTCGGTAATCAGGGTTACATCTATTCCGCATCTTGCAAGAGAAACAGCAGTATTGAGCATTGCACCGCCAGGGTTTGCAGAGATCGGCCTTTTTTCCCGAAATGTTATGTCATAAAATGTTTCACCTATGGCAAATGCTCTTTTCATTTCATTGCCTGCCTTATATTGTGAACATGTCAGACATTACCTTTTGTATGTATTTCGAATATAATGCTTTGCAGGTACATGGGATTTCCTTGAGGGCCACGCTGTATGAATATCCTCTCCTCAACGGGCCTTTCCTCCCCTTTTTTTGTCATGATCCTGTATTTCAATGTGATATATTTGCTACCCTCCCTGCAGTTTTCCATTAGTTCCAGCTTCACATATTCACGTTCACCCGATTGTATGATATCCTCGTATGATCTCGCAGACATGAAATCTTCTGCTTTGTAGCCGAATTGTGAGATGTTTTCAGAAATGAACACAACTGAAAAATCCCTTGAAGCATTCCTGGAAAG encodes:
- a CDS encoding carbohydrate kinase yields the protein MKRAFAIGETFYDITFREKRPISANPGGAMLNTAVSLARCGIDVTLITEFSTDHLGDMVNEFLKFNGVNTENIYRYEGGETPLALAFLDEMNDAKYVFYETYPPERLQIATPAFRKEDIVLFGSLMAVSEQAREKLLDIIKAAKDAGAILIYDPNLRESLLNRIKGVRSMVKENISLAHVVQGSHRDFEIAFGKEDAEQVYEHVKECGCNCLIYTKNDRGVWLKTDKCQKYHPVPSVEVVSTIGAGDSFNAGLIYRMHSLEDENFFPEWNNQSSWEYVITTAISFATHVCTHTENYISKDFASLLK
- a CDS encoding cation-transporting P-type ATPase codes for the protein MRTDEAFLKLESSPRGLANEEAKKRIEMYGPNQLEEKNRVTPFKVFIRQFANVIVWVLAAAAIIALVADEVINFWAIIGIILFVILMGFLQEYRAEKAMEALKKFVQPIIRVRREGTLKEIPSKDVVPGDILVLESGDMIPADALVIEMIGLRVEEAALTGESVPVNKEKDEMIFAGTQIVHGKCSALVVSTGMKTKLGEIAGLVQQEEETTPLQEKITKLARTLAAIALIASLVTLATGLFKGAPMTDMLLIAIALAVAAVPEGLPLTMTITLANGMRHMAQHNAIVRKMLGVETLGSTTVICTDKTGTLTRNEMTVRKIVLPGSELDVTGMGYEPIGELLNGNTPADIENEKGLEMLLRAGALCNNAALEESNNEWKGIGDPTEIALVVAAAKAGIWKRKLDDELPRLQEVIFTSERKMMSTLHNIQEQEMTFTKGAPEIVLERCTRIYDPSGVRALTEHDREEMLDKNHELAQKTYRVLALAYRPLSEKGDELEKDMIFLGLVAMLDPPREEAKKAIETCHKAGIKVVMITGDNQETAKAIAMDIGLSDGIVSLDGITDEKVRSILDDGAITGSELDGLNDEEFSSVVEKANIYARARPEQKLRIVKALQDRGHVVAMTGDGVNDAPALRKADIGISMGIKGTDVSREASVMVLQDDNFATIVEAVKMGRGIYANIEKFTTYLVSRNFTEMILILITIAILGFEYIPLLALQILFINMFSEIVPAISLGMDPVREGIMRIKPRNPKEEILGRRNLTLVISTALTMSIVSFLVFMLADPFTDVQKARTLTFVTIVCMALFVPNAFRSLDESVIKMGLYSNKLMLKGMLITFLLILCVVYIPLFQVVFELTPLTAIDWVLPLGAAFLTLLIVEGIKFVVRKEKKRVDVRNNK
- a CDS encoding PAS domain-containing protein, translated to MKTNAEKDIGTIEKELSKEESLHVMEKEKDAFEKLKVLESIINSSPFIALSRNASRDFSVVFISENISQFGYKAEDFMSARSYEDIIQSGEREYVKLELMENCREGSKYITLKYRIMTKKGEERPVEERIFIQRGPQGNPMYLQSIIFEIHTKGNV